A region from the Branchiostoma lanceolatum isolate klBraLanc5 chromosome 2, klBraLanc5.hap2, whole genome shotgun sequence genome encodes:
- the LOC136428355 gene encoding probable beta-tubulin polyglutamylase isoform X2: MVNLTVKGRKMHYEEELRQLMGRPFYLPPLQPDKTATKPQCPVCATRNLHVTDQTKEKIVLPTINPSFKMVKKPDDIDDDVSDADENDDKKEDSDSDDENYNDSDHNNNDTDSDEDDDVLPDDIIPRGTISSISRLSLNDKPGLHVDDDGVIRGRIVDDDDDDDEDDDEDPDQDEEVDGEGYGELEDAGEAEGEGDEEEGEGEGGASGADEVEEKVEIQPIIVKKKKKKKKRWIGISTVNCKYESVRRVARRFGIREVGEDEDWSLYWTDYSVSLERVMEMKRFQKINHFPGMSEICRKDLLARNMNRLYKLFPKEYSVFPKSWCMPADYGDFQAYCRQKKNKTFICKPDSGCQGRGIFLCKNAKDIKPGDHMTCQVYISKPFLIDSFKFDLRIYVLVTSCDPLRVYVFRDGLGRFATKSYTEPSNHNLDQVCMHLTNYAINKHSDDFIRDDECGSKRRITTVNEWLEEHCYDVQKMWDDIDDVIIKTLISAHPILKHNYRTCFPNHIKGSACFEILGFDIIIDRKLKPWLLEVNHSPSFHTDAPLDKEIKEALLYDTLNMLNLTAFDRRRCIEEDRRRVKERLLKKGRGRVEESPETRAIIQDQIQRYEDSHLNGFRRIYPCNNMERYEKFFEHSGSLFQETSASRARQEAARQQREEIRQKQEKMDALLKKPNKKPAEQKGPDGMRPESPKNEVKKKQVIRRPLTRKMTHREQVVLQKNLAKEPEPLDTRVPLDITEEEELERISGMLQRDNLVRGLGVVEHVYRLLHCTPGTTGYLKTAAERQYNSEKRAGFAVAKFLQNVIRQSYLKSQFGSNLAVEACVESVMKSAMDRQQCRRGLEQDINKLCVVKKAEMTPQTGSRCPSVLGRKSHNQIQSRTASSQSVQSDSQTDSLDHRLNHEAQGVPGGDLGKTNLSQNNPNQSGAVQPGMPSTVRGTATMNGTMTLSQWPQTRAAGGRTLGQVVSSGVHGNIPPSQSSSLLARTRYIPRKGYYASRNSVTTTVVPEHEWKHISSLMESENTTASSMAPRTTLAMRAVNTGGQKWSSSDSAVSVSSGRRIVSATGQREGGTSASRLKLGATLVPYNTQSLGTTPPSTGYHSSGSSGGLYTFPNLMKVSPNQASVNLSVVSGPAPVAHRPELVPAVGGRDKESPGGGTPNRQGGEVGFLRSTRSQRIRGATNNLRIKQLEMRENHAVVLS, from the exons ATGGTGAACCTCACTGTCAAAGGCCGGAAGATGCACTATGAGGAGGAGCTGAGGCAGTTAATGGGTCGCCCATTTTACCTCCCACCACTGCAGCCTGACAAAACAG CTACCAAGCCCCAGTGCCCTGTTTGTGCGACTAGAAACCTCCATGTCACAGACCAAACTAAGGAGAAAATAGTACTTCCAACTATCAACCCAA GTTTTAAGATGGTGAAGAAGCCTGATGATATTGACGATGATGTGAGTGATGCTGATGAGAATGACGACAAGAAGGAAGACTCAGACTCGGATGATGAGAACTATAATGACAGCGACCACAATAACAATGACACTGAtagtgatgaagatgatgatgtctTGCCAGATGACATCATTCCCAGAGGAACCATCTCCAGTATCTCCAGACTAAGTCTCAATGACAAACCAGGActccatgttgatgatgatggtgtgATTAGAGGGAGAATAgtcgatgatgacgatgatgatgatgaggacgaTGATGAAGACCCAGACCAG GATGAAGAAGTGGATGGAGAAGGATATGGGGAGTTGGAGGATGCTGGGGAGGCTGAGGGAGAAGGAgatgaggaggagggggagggggaaggAGGGGCTAGCGGCGCAGATGAAGTGGAAGAAAAAGTAGAAATCCAACCAATCATagtcaagaagaagaagaaaaagaagaaaag ATGGATTGGTATAAGTACTGTCAACTGTAAATATGAAAGTG TAAGAAGAGTGGCCAGGAGGTTTGGGATCCGAGAGGTTGGGGAGGATGAGGATTGGTCGCTTTACTGGACAGACTACTCTGTGTCGCTGGAAAGAGTCATGGAGATGAAGAGATTCCAG AAAATAAACCATTTTCCAGGCATGAGTGAGATCTGCAGGAAGGATCTGCTGGCTCGGAACATGAACAGACTGTACAAGCTGTTCCCCAAGGAGTACAGTGTCTTCCCCAAGTCTTGGTGTATGCCTGCAGA TTATGGTGACTTCCAAGCCTACTGCAGACAGAAGAAGAACAAAACGTTTATCTGCAAGCCAGATTCGGGCTGCCAAGGGCGTGGCATCTTCCTGTGCAAGAATGCCAAGGACATCAAGCCTGGCGATCACATGACCTGTCAAGTCTACATCAGCAAG CCTTTCCTTATCGACAGCTTCAAGTTTGACCTGAGGATCTACGTTTTAGTCACATCGTGCGATCCCCTCAGAGTGTATGTGTTCCGTGATGGGCTAGGAAGATTTGCTACAAAATCCTACACAGAACCAAGTAACCATAACTTG GACCAAGTTTGCATGCATCTGACAAACTATGCAATAAACAAGCACAGCGACGACTTCATCCGGGACGACGAGTGCGGCAGCAAGCGACGGATCACTACCGTCAACGAGTGGCTGGAGGAGCACTGCTACGACGTGCAGAAGATGTGGGACGACATCGATGATGTCATCATCAAGACGCTCATCTCGGCACACCCCATCCTGAAGCACAACTACCGCACCTGCTTCCCCAACCACATCAAGGGGTCGGCCTGCTTTGAGATCCTGGGCTTTGATATCATTATCGACAGGAAACTCAAACCTTGGCTTCTCGAG GTGAACCACTCTCCCAGCTTCCACACTGACGCTCCTCTTGACAAGGAGATCAAGGAGGCCCTCCTGTATGACACGCTGAACATGCTAAACCTCACAGCCTTCGACAGGAGGCGATGCATAGAGGAGGACCGCCGGCGGGTCAAAGAAAGGCTGTTAAAAAAGGGAAGAGGAAG GGTTGAGGAGTCCCCCGAGACAAGGGCTATAATCCAAGACCAGATCCAGAGATACGAAGACAGCCACCTGAACGGCTTCAGGAGGATCTATCCCTGTAACAACATGGAGAGATACGAGAAGTTCTTTGAGCACAGCGGCTCACTTTTCCAAGAGACGTCAGCTTCCAGAGCTAGACAAGAGGCAGCAAG GCAACAAAGAGAAGAAATCAGACAGAAACAAGAAAAGATGGATGCTCTGCTGAAAAAGCCCAATAAGAAGCCAGCAGAGCAGAAGGGACCCGATGGAATGAGACCAGAGAGTCCAAAGAATGAAGTAAAGAAGAAACAGGTCATCAGGAGACCTTTAACCAGGAAAATGACACATAGAGAACAG gtggtactgcagaagaaccTGGCCAAAGAGCCCGAGCCCCTGGACACCCGCGTGCCGCTGGACATCACAGAGGAGGAGGAGCTGGAGCGGATCAGCGGGATGCTGCAGCGGGACAACCTTGTGCGCGGCCTGGGGGTGGTGGAGCACGTGTACAGACTTCTGCACTGCACCCCCGGCACCACAGGCTACCTGAAGACAGCAGCAGAGAGGCAGTATAAT AGTGAGAAAAGAGCTGGTTTTGCTGTAGCTAAATTTCTGCAGAATGTCATAAGGCAATCTTACCTGAAGAGTCAGTTTGGGTCGAACCTGGCTGTGGAGGCCTGTGTGGAGTCTGTAATGAAGTCAGCCATGGATCGGCAGCAGTGTAGACGCGGCCTAGAACAGGACATAAACAAGCTGTGTGTTGTCAAGAAAGCAGAGATGACACCACAGACTGGGTCCAGGTGCCCCAGTGTCTTAGGTCGAAAGTCCCACAATCAGATTCAGAGTAGGACAGCCTCCTCCCAGTCTGTGCAATCTGACAGTCAG ACGGACTCCTTGGACCATCGGCTGAATCATGAAGCACAGGGTGTACCAGGAGGTGACCTTGGTAAGACAAACCTATCACAGAACAATCCAAATCAGTCAGGAGCAGTTCAGCCTGGAATGCCGTCCACTGTACGGGGAACCGCCACCATGAATGGCACAATGACGCTCAGCCAGTGGCCACAAACCAGAGCAGCTGGTGGCAGGACATTGGGGCAAGTCGTGAGCAGTGGAGTCCATGGCAATATTCCTCCCTCACAATCCTCCTCGCTGCTGGCTAGGACTCGATACATCCCCAGAAAAGGTTATTATGCCAGTAGAAACTCTGTCACTACAACTGTTGTACCCGAACATGAATGGAAACACATATCAAGTCTGATGGAGTCAGAGAATACCACGGCTTCTAGCATGGCCCCTCGGACTACGCTTGCCATGAGGGCAGTGAACACAGGTGGGCAGAAGTGGAGCAGCAGTGACAGTGCTGTTAGTGTTTCCAGTGGGAGGAGAATTGTTAGCGCCACAGGGCAGAGAGAAG GTGGTACTTCAGCCAGCAGGTTGAAGCTGGGTGCAACCTTGGTACCGTACAACACTCAGTCCCTGGGAACGACGCCCCCTAGCACCGGCTACCACTCTTCAGGCTCCTCGGGAGGCCTGTACACCTTCCCTAACCTCATGAAGGTCAGCCCCAACCAGGCATCCGTCAATCTGTCCGTGGTGTCCGGTCCTGCGCCGGTGGCTCACCGGCCAGAACTGGTTCCAGCGGTGGGAGGGAGAGACAAGGAGTCACCTGGTGGAGGCACTCCTAATCGACAGGGAGGGGAGGTGGGGTTCCTCAG ATCTACAAGATCTCAGAGAATACGAGGAGCAACAAACAACTTAAGAATAAAG CAACTTGAGATGAGGGAAAACCACGCTGTTGTCCTGAGCTGA
- the LOC136428355 gene encoding tubulin polyglutamylase TTLL13-like isoform X3: protein MVNLTVKGRKMHYEEELRQLMGRPFYLPPLQPDKTATKPQCPVCATRNLHVTDQTKEKIVLPTINPSFKMVKKPDDIDDDVSDADENDDKKEDSDSDDENYNDSDHNNNDTDSDEDDDVLPDDIIPRGTISSISRLSLNDKPGLHVDDDGVIRGRIVDDDDDDDEDDDEDPDQDEEVDGEGYGELEDAGEAEGEGDEEEGEGEGGASGADEVEEKVEIQPIIVKKKKKKKKRWIGISTVNCKYESVRRVARRFGIREVGEDEDWSLYWTDYSVSLERVMEMKRFQKINHFPGMSEICRKDLLARNMNRLYKLFPKEYSVFPKSWCMPADYGDFQAYCRQKKNKTFICKPDSGCQGRGIFLCKNAKDIKPGDHMTCQVYISKPFLIDSFKFDLRIYVLVTSCDPLRVYVFRDGLGRFATKSYTEPSNHNLDQVCMHLTNYAINKHSDDFIRDDECGSKRRITTVNEWLEEHCYDVQKMWDDIDDVIIKTLISAHPILKHNYRTCFPNHIKGSACFEILGFDIIIDRKLKPWLLEVNHSPSFHTDAPLDKEIKEALLYDTLNMLNLTAFDRRRCIEEDRRRVKERLLKKGRGRVEESPETRAIIQDQIQRYEDSHLNGFRRIYPCNNMERYEKFFEHSGSLFQETSASRARQEAARQQREEIRQKQEKMDALLKKPNKKPAEQKGPDGMRPESPKNEVKKKQVIRRPLTRKMTHREQVYLKTLLKDKPKPSADPEDHVETEQQMQQSQPVLSVVVLQKNLAKEPEPLDTRVPLDITEEEELERISGMLQRDNLVRGLGVVEHVYRLLHCTPGTTGYLKTAAERQYNSEKRAGFAVAKFLQNVIRQSYLKSQFGSNLAVEACVESVMKSAMDRQQCRRGLEQDINKLCVVKKAEMTPQTGSRCPSVLGRKSHNQIQSRTASSQSVQSDSQTDSLDHRLNHEAQGVPGGDLGKTNLSQNNPNQSGAVQPGMPSTVRGTATMNGTMTLSQWPQTRAAGGRTLGQVVSSGVHGNIPPSQSSSLLARTRYIPRKGGTSASRLKLGATLVPYNTQSLGTTPPSTGYHSSGSSGGLYTFPNLMKVSPNQASVNLSVVSGPAPVAHRPELVPAVGGRDKESPGGGTPNRQGGEVGFLRSTRSQRIRGATNNLRIKQLEMRENHAVVLS from the exons ATGGTGAACCTCACTGTCAAAGGCCGGAAGATGCACTATGAGGAGGAGCTGAGGCAGTTAATGGGTCGCCCATTTTACCTCCCACCACTGCAGCCTGACAAAACAG CTACCAAGCCCCAGTGCCCTGTTTGTGCGACTAGAAACCTCCATGTCACAGACCAAACTAAGGAGAAAATAGTACTTCCAACTATCAACCCAA GTTTTAAGATGGTGAAGAAGCCTGATGATATTGACGATGATGTGAGTGATGCTGATGAGAATGACGACAAGAAGGAAGACTCAGACTCGGATGATGAGAACTATAATGACAGCGACCACAATAACAATGACACTGAtagtgatgaagatgatgatgtctTGCCAGATGACATCATTCCCAGAGGAACCATCTCCAGTATCTCCAGACTAAGTCTCAATGACAAACCAGGActccatgttgatgatgatggtgtgATTAGAGGGAGAATAgtcgatgatgacgatgatgatgatgaggacgaTGATGAAGACCCAGACCAG GATGAAGAAGTGGATGGAGAAGGATATGGGGAGTTGGAGGATGCTGGGGAGGCTGAGGGAGAAGGAgatgaggaggagggggagggggaaggAGGGGCTAGCGGCGCAGATGAAGTGGAAGAAAAAGTAGAAATCCAACCAATCATagtcaagaagaagaagaaaaagaagaaaag ATGGATTGGTATAAGTACTGTCAACTGTAAATATGAAAGTG TAAGAAGAGTGGCCAGGAGGTTTGGGATCCGAGAGGTTGGGGAGGATGAGGATTGGTCGCTTTACTGGACAGACTACTCTGTGTCGCTGGAAAGAGTCATGGAGATGAAGAGATTCCAG AAAATAAACCATTTTCCAGGCATGAGTGAGATCTGCAGGAAGGATCTGCTGGCTCGGAACATGAACAGACTGTACAAGCTGTTCCCCAAGGAGTACAGTGTCTTCCCCAAGTCTTGGTGTATGCCTGCAGA TTATGGTGACTTCCAAGCCTACTGCAGACAGAAGAAGAACAAAACGTTTATCTGCAAGCCAGATTCGGGCTGCCAAGGGCGTGGCATCTTCCTGTGCAAGAATGCCAAGGACATCAAGCCTGGCGATCACATGACCTGTCAAGTCTACATCAGCAAG CCTTTCCTTATCGACAGCTTCAAGTTTGACCTGAGGATCTACGTTTTAGTCACATCGTGCGATCCCCTCAGAGTGTATGTGTTCCGTGATGGGCTAGGAAGATTTGCTACAAAATCCTACACAGAACCAAGTAACCATAACTTG GACCAAGTTTGCATGCATCTGACAAACTATGCAATAAACAAGCACAGCGACGACTTCATCCGGGACGACGAGTGCGGCAGCAAGCGACGGATCACTACCGTCAACGAGTGGCTGGAGGAGCACTGCTACGACGTGCAGAAGATGTGGGACGACATCGATGATGTCATCATCAAGACGCTCATCTCGGCACACCCCATCCTGAAGCACAACTACCGCACCTGCTTCCCCAACCACATCAAGGGGTCGGCCTGCTTTGAGATCCTGGGCTTTGATATCATTATCGACAGGAAACTCAAACCTTGGCTTCTCGAG GTGAACCACTCTCCCAGCTTCCACACTGACGCTCCTCTTGACAAGGAGATCAAGGAGGCCCTCCTGTATGACACGCTGAACATGCTAAACCTCACAGCCTTCGACAGGAGGCGATGCATAGAGGAGGACCGCCGGCGGGTCAAAGAAAGGCTGTTAAAAAAGGGAAGAGGAAG GGTTGAGGAGTCCCCCGAGACAAGGGCTATAATCCAAGACCAGATCCAGAGATACGAAGACAGCCACCTGAACGGCTTCAGGAGGATCTATCCCTGTAACAACATGGAGAGATACGAGAAGTTCTTTGAGCACAGCGGCTCACTTTTCCAAGAGACGTCAGCTTCCAGAGCTAGACAAGAGGCAGCAAG GCAACAAAGAGAAGAAATCAGACAGAAACAAGAAAAGATGGATGCTCTGCTGAAAAAGCCCAATAAGAAGCCAGCAGAGCAGAAGGGACCCGATGGAATGAGACCAGAGAGTCCAAAGAATGAAGTAAAGAAGAAACAGGTCATCAGGAGACCTTTAACCAGGAAAATGACACATAGAGAACAG GTTTATCTCAAAACGCTCTTGAAGGACAAGCCCAAACCGTCAGCAGACCCAGAGGATCATGTAGAGACGGAACAACAGATGCAGCAGTCACAGCCTGTTCTTTCAGTC gtggtactgcagaagaaccTGGCCAAAGAGCCCGAGCCCCTGGACACCCGCGTGCCGCTGGACATCACAGAGGAGGAGGAGCTGGAGCGGATCAGCGGGATGCTGCAGCGGGACAACCTTGTGCGCGGCCTGGGGGTGGTGGAGCACGTGTACAGACTTCTGCACTGCACCCCCGGCACCACAGGCTACCTGAAGACAGCAGCAGAGAGGCAGTATAAT AGTGAGAAAAGAGCTGGTTTTGCTGTAGCTAAATTTCTGCAGAATGTCATAAGGCAATCTTACCTGAAGAGTCAGTTTGGGTCGAACCTGGCTGTGGAGGCCTGTGTGGAGTCTGTAATGAAGTCAGCCATGGATCGGCAGCAGTGTAGACGCGGCCTAGAACAGGACATAAACAAGCTGTGTGTTGTCAAGAAAGCAGAGATGACACCACAGACTGGGTCCAGGTGCCCCAGTGTCTTAGGTCGAAAGTCCCACAATCAGATTCAGAGTAGGACAGCCTCCTCCCAGTCTGTGCAATCTGACAGTCAG ACGGACTCCTTGGACCATCGGCTGAATCATGAAGCACAGGGTGTACCAGGAGGTGACCTTGGTAAGACAAACCTATCACAGAACAATCCAAATCAGTCAGGAGCAGTTCAGCCTGGAATGCCGTCCACTGTACGGGGAACCGCCACCATGAATGGCACAATGACGCTCAGCCAGTGGCCACAAACCAGAGCAGCTGGTGGCAGGACATTGGGGCAAGTCGTGAGCAGTGGAGTCCATGGCAATATTCCTCCCTCACAATCCTCCTCGCTGCTGGCTAGGACTCGATACATCCCCAGAAAAG GTGGTACTTCAGCCAGCAGGTTGAAGCTGGGTGCAACCTTGGTACCGTACAACACTCAGTCCCTGGGAACGACGCCCCCTAGCACCGGCTACCACTCTTCAGGCTCCTCGGGAGGCCTGTACACCTTCCCTAACCTCATGAAGGTCAGCCCCAACCAGGCATCCGTCAATCTGTCCGTGGTGTCCGGTCCTGCGCCGGTGGCTCACCGGCCAGAACTGGTTCCAGCGGTGGGAGGGAGAGACAAGGAGTCACCTGGTGGAGGCACTCCTAATCGACAGGGAGGGGAGGTGGGGTTCCTCAG ATCTACAAGATCTCAGAGAATACGAGGAGCAACAAACAACTTAAGAATAAAG CAACTTGAGATGAGGGAAAACCACGCTGTTGTCCTGAGCTGA
- the LOC136428355 gene encoding probable beta-tubulin polyglutamylase isoform X1, giving the protein MVNLTVKGRKMHYEEELRQLMGRPFYLPPLQPDKTATKPQCPVCATRNLHVTDQTKEKIVLPTINPSFKMVKKPDDIDDDVSDADENDDKKEDSDSDDENYNDSDHNNNDTDSDEDDDVLPDDIIPRGTISSISRLSLNDKPGLHVDDDGVIRGRIVDDDDDDDEDDDEDPDQDEEVDGEGYGELEDAGEAEGEGDEEEGEGEGGASGADEVEEKVEIQPIIVKKKKKKKKRWIGISTVNCKYESVRRVARRFGIREVGEDEDWSLYWTDYSVSLERVMEMKRFQKINHFPGMSEICRKDLLARNMNRLYKLFPKEYSVFPKSWCMPADYGDFQAYCRQKKNKTFICKPDSGCQGRGIFLCKNAKDIKPGDHMTCQVYISKPFLIDSFKFDLRIYVLVTSCDPLRVYVFRDGLGRFATKSYTEPSNHNLDQVCMHLTNYAINKHSDDFIRDDECGSKRRITTVNEWLEEHCYDVQKMWDDIDDVIIKTLISAHPILKHNYRTCFPNHIKGSACFEILGFDIIIDRKLKPWLLEVNHSPSFHTDAPLDKEIKEALLYDTLNMLNLTAFDRRRCIEEDRRRVKERLLKKGRGRVEESPETRAIIQDQIQRYEDSHLNGFRRIYPCNNMERYEKFFEHSGSLFQETSASRARQEAARQQREEIRQKQEKMDALLKKPNKKPAEQKGPDGMRPESPKNEVKKKQVIRRPLTRKMTHREQVYLKTLLKDKPKPSADPEDHVETEQQMQQSQPVLSVVVLQKNLAKEPEPLDTRVPLDITEEEELERISGMLQRDNLVRGLGVVEHVYRLLHCTPGTTGYLKTAAERQYNSEKRAGFAVAKFLQNVIRQSYLKSQFGSNLAVEACVESVMKSAMDRQQCRRGLEQDINKLCVVKKAEMTPQTGSRCPSVLGRKSHNQIQSRTASSQSVQSDSQTDSLDHRLNHEAQGVPGGDLGKTNLSQNNPNQSGAVQPGMPSTVRGTATMNGTMTLSQWPQTRAAGGRTLGQVVSSGVHGNIPPSQSSSLLARTRYIPRKGYYASRNSVTTTVVPEHEWKHISSLMESENTTASSMAPRTTLAMRAVNTGGQKWSSSDSAVSVSSGRRIVSATGQREGGTSASRLKLGATLVPYNTQSLGTTPPSTGYHSSGSSGGLYTFPNLMKVSPNQASVNLSVVSGPAPVAHRPELVPAVGGRDKESPGGGTPNRQGGEVGFLRSTRSQRIRGATNNLRIKQLEMRENHAVVLS; this is encoded by the exons ATGGTGAACCTCACTGTCAAAGGCCGGAAGATGCACTATGAGGAGGAGCTGAGGCAGTTAATGGGTCGCCCATTTTACCTCCCACCACTGCAGCCTGACAAAACAG CTACCAAGCCCCAGTGCCCTGTTTGTGCGACTAGAAACCTCCATGTCACAGACCAAACTAAGGAGAAAATAGTACTTCCAACTATCAACCCAA GTTTTAAGATGGTGAAGAAGCCTGATGATATTGACGATGATGTGAGTGATGCTGATGAGAATGACGACAAGAAGGAAGACTCAGACTCGGATGATGAGAACTATAATGACAGCGACCACAATAACAATGACACTGAtagtgatgaagatgatgatgtctTGCCAGATGACATCATTCCCAGAGGAACCATCTCCAGTATCTCCAGACTAAGTCTCAATGACAAACCAGGActccatgttgatgatgatggtgtgATTAGAGGGAGAATAgtcgatgatgacgatgatgatgatgaggacgaTGATGAAGACCCAGACCAG GATGAAGAAGTGGATGGAGAAGGATATGGGGAGTTGGAGGATGCTGGGGAGGCTGAGGGAGAAGGAgatgaggaggagggggagggggaaggAGGGGCTAGCGGCGCAGATGAAGTGGAAGAAAAAGTAGAAATCCAACCAATCATagtcaagaagaagaagaaaaagaagaaaag ATGGATTGGTATAAGTACTGTCAACTGTAAATATGAAAGTG TAAGAAGAGTGGCCAGGAGGTTTGGGATCCGAGAGGTTGGGGAGGATGAGGATTGGTCGCTTTACTGGACAGACTACTCTGTGTCGCTGGAAAGAGTCATGGAGATGAAGAGATTCCAG AAAATAAACCATTTTCCAGGCATGAGTGAGATCTGCAGGAAGGATCTGCTGGCTCGGAACATGAACAGACTGTACAAGCTGTTCCCCAAGGAGTACAGTGTCTTCCCCAAGTCTTGGTGTATGCCTGCAGA TTATGGTGACTTCCAAGCCTACTGCAGACAGAAGAAGAACAAAACGTTTATCTGCAAGCCAGATTCGGGCTGCCAAGGGCGTGGCATCTTCCTGTGCAAGAATGCCAAGGACATCAAGCCTGGCGATCACATGACCTGTCAAGTCTACATCAGCAAG CCTTTCCTTATCGACAGCTTCAAGTTTGACCTGAGGATCTACGTTTTAGTCACATCGTGCGATCCCCTCAGAGTGTATGTGTTCCGTGATGGGCTAGGAAGATTTGCTACAAAATCCTACACAGAACCAAGTAACCATAACTTG GACCAAGTTTGCATGCATCTGACAAACTATGCAATAAACAAGCACAGCGACGACTTCATCCGGGACGACGAGTGCGGCAGCAAGCGACGGATCACTACCGTCAACGAGTGGCTGGAGGAGCACTGCTACGACGTGCAGAAGATGTGGGACGACATCGATGATGTCATCATCAAGACGCTCATCTCGGCACACCCCATCCTGAAGCACAACTACCGCACCTGCTTCCCCAACCACATCAAGGGGTCGGCCTGCTTTGAGATCCTGGGCTTTGATATCATTATCGACAGGAAACTCAAACCTTGGCTTCTCGAG GTGAACCACTCTCCCAGCTTCCACACTGACGCTCCTCTTGACAAGGAGATCAAGGAGGCCCTCCTGTATGACACGCTGAACATGCTAAACCTCACAGCCTTCGACAGGAGGCGATGCATAGAGGAGGACCGCCGGCGGGTCAAAGAAAGGCTGTTAAAAAAGGGAAGAGGAAG GGTTGAGGAGTCCCCCGAGACAAGGGCTATAATCCAAGACCAGATCCAGAGATACGAAGACAGCCACCTGAACGGCTTCAGGAGGATCTATCCCTGTAACAACATGGAGAGATACGAGAAGTTCTTTGAGCACAGCGGCTCACTTTTCCAAGAGACGTCAGCTTCCAGAGCTAGACAAGAGGCAGCAAG GCAACAAAGAGAAGAAATCAGACAGAAACAAGAAAAGATGGATGCTCTGCTGAAAAAGCCCAATAAGAAGCCAGCAGAGCAGAAGGGACCCGATGGAATGAGACCAGAGAGTCCAAAGAATGAAGTAAAGAAGAAACAGGTCATCAGGAGACCTTTAACCAGGAAAATGACACATAGAGAACAG GTTTATCTCAAAACGCTCTTGAAGGACAAGCCCAAACCGTCAGCAGACCCAGAGGATCATGTAGAGACGGAACAACAGATGCAGCAGTCACAGCCTGTTCTTTCAGTC gtggtactgcagaagaaccTGGCCAAAGAGCCCGAGCCCCTGGACACCCGCGTGCCGCTGGACATCACAGAGGAGGAGGAGCTGGAGCGGATCAGCGGGATGCTGCAGCGGGACAACCTTGTGCGCGGCCTGGGGGTGGTGGAGCACGTGTACAGACTTCTGCACTGCACCCCCGGCACCACAGGCTACCTGAAGACAGCAGCAGAGAGGCAGTATAAT AGTGAGAAAAGAGCTGGTTTTGCTGTAGCTAAATTTCTGCAGAATGTCATAAGGCAATCTTACCTGAAGAGTCAGTTTGGGTCGAACCTGGCTGTGGAGGCCTGTGTGGAGTCTGTAATGAAGTCAGCCATGGATCGGCAGCAGTGTAGACGCGGCCTAGAACAGGACATAAACAAGCTGTGTGTTGTCAAGAAAGCAGAGATGACACCACAGACTGGGTCCAGGTGCCCCAGTGTCTTAGGTCGAAAGTCCCACAATCAGATTCAGAGTAGGACAGCCTCCTCCCAGTCTGTGCAATCTGACAGTCAG ACGGACTCCTTGGACCATCGGCTGAATCATGAAGCACAGGGTGTACCAGGAGGTGACCTTGGTAAGACAAACCTATCACAGAACAATCCAAATCAGTCAGGAGCAGTTCAGCCTGGAATGCCGTCCACTGTACGGGGAACCGCCACCATGAATGGCACAATGACGCTCAGCCAGTGGCCACAAACCAGAGCAGCTGGTGGCAGGACATTGGGGCAAGTCGTGAGCAGTGGAGTCCATGGCAATATTCCTCCCTCACAATCCTCCTCGCTGCTGGCTAGGACTCGATACATCCCCAGAAAAGGTTATTATGCCAGTAGAAACTCTGTCACTACAACTGTTGTACCCGAACATGAATGGAAACACATATCAAGTCTGATGGAGTCAGAGAATACCACGGCTTCTAGCATGGCCCCTCGGACTACGCTTGCCATGAGGGCAGTGAACACAGGTGGGCAGAAGTGGAGCAGCAGTGACAGTGCTGTTAGTGTTTCCAGTGGGAGGAGAATTGTTAGCGCCACAGGGCAGAGAGAAG GTGGTACTTCAGCCAGCAGGTTGAAGCTGGGTGCAACCTTGGTACCGTACAACACTCAGTCCCTGGGAACGACGCCCCCTAGCACCGGCTACCACTCTTCAGGCTCCTCGGGAGGCCTGTACACCTTCCCTAACCTCATGAAGGTCAGCCCCAACCAGGCATCCGTCAATCTGTCCGTGGTGTCCGGTCCTGCGCCGGTGGCTCACCGGCCAGAACTGGTTCCAGCGGTGGGAGGGAGAGACAAGGAGTCACCTGGTGGAGGCACTCCTAATCGACAGGGAGGGGAGGTGGGGTTCCTCAG ATCTACAAGATCTCAGAGAATACGAGGAGCAACAAACAACTTAAGAATAAAG CAACTTGAGATGAGGGAAAACCACGCTGTTGTCCTGAGCTGA